The following nucleotide sequence is from Neokomagataea tanensis.
ATTAAGCGCCGGCGTATGAGAATGATAGTCGCCGATTGCTTCCATGAGGTTGCCGTGCGTTTCATTTAAAAAGCTACGCAGAATTAACGCTGATGCTGCAAGATTGAAGCAGTTATCCGACACTAAACGGGCGGCCGTTTGTGTGGGAGACATATGTACAATTTGGGCGAGAGGTTTGATCCATAGGGAGTTAATTTGCATCAACCCCATGTCAAAACTGCCGTCGGAATTAGAGTGAACAGAACCCGCGCGCCCGTGTTCTACCTGCCAGATGGCGGGTAAAACTCGTTCAGGGATGTTGTAGCGCAATGCTGCGGCAAGCATGCAGGCAAAAAGCGGGGCAGGCATGATGTATCGCTTTGCAACAATACAGGACGTCCTACTTTGCGGTGGACGAAACCTGTCGTAGGGTGAATGTCTTATTAGATACGCAGCTTACACTACGAACAATATTTAGAGTGTAGCCTTTTGGTGGCATAAAAGGAAAGGTTAGTCATGAAATTGCTTACAGATCGTTTCAAAGACGACGCACGTAATGATGAGGGTTTCACGCTATTAGAAATTCTCGTTGTGCTGGCAATTTTAGGACTTTTAGTGGGTTTGGTTGCTCCCGCTGCGCTGCGCCAATTGGGCAATGCCCGGGTCTCTGTAGCAAAGCAGTCAATCGCCCGAATTGGTTCCGTGCTAGATATGTACAAGTTGGACACAGGCTCATATCCATCAACAGAAGATGGTCTTGACGCTTTGGTACATAGACCGGGTACATCCGAAGGATGGAACGGGCCTTATTTGAAAGAGAGCAACGCGCCTTTAGACCCTTGGAATCATCCTTATGTTTACAGGGCACCATCAGAGCGTGAGGGTAAAGAATATGACCTTTGCTCGCGTGGCCCAAATGGTAGCGCAGGCGGTGAAAGCGCTTTGATCTGCAACCAATAATTCGTTTTAAAACGGTACTGACGACTAGCGAAAAGCACAGGGAGCATCGTCCCTGTGCTTTTTTTGTTAATCGTGCAGGCCAATGGCTTTGAGTACACGATGTTGCGGGTCAGCTGATCCGCTCATCGGGGTATGGTTCAGATCATCTGGTGTAATAGCTGCGTGTGAGAGATGTTCGCGCAAATCGGTCGTAAGGGATAGCGCTTCACCTTGGCTATGAATGACATGCGGCGTGATAAGCACCAAGAGCTCCGTCCGCGTCCGCGTGTTGTTTTGTGTTCCGCCGAGGAAACCGAGAATAGGTATATCTTTAAGCCATGGAATACCTTGGTTGCCACGTTCGGAGCGGTCAGAGATCAGGCCCGCAAGCCCTACCGTTTGACCATCTGCAATAACAACACGTGAAGTCACTTGGCGTTGAGAGAATGTCGGGCTGTTGATTGAGCCGCTACCGGTGGATGTCGTACTCGAAGCTACGGAGCTCACTTGTTGAGAAACATCCAGCGTCACCAAGCCACCATTACTGACATGCGGAGTGACTTGGAGAATAACGCCCGTAGGCTGGTAATTGATGGAGTTTGTGACCGTAGAATTAGTCGTCAAAACACCAGTCGTGGACCCCGTAAGATAGGGCACCATATCACCAACCATAAGAGAGGCTGGCTGATTGTCGACAACCATCAGTTCAGGCGATGACAAAACGCGCACTGATGTTACGGCTTGGAGCGCGTTGATCACGAAAGGTGCGCCGCCGCTGGCTGAGCCGCCAAGGACGAAGCCAGGAAAGGAGCTGGACAAGGCCGATGAAACAAGGCTTGACGTACCAAGAGATTGGGTCGCGTTGCTCAAGACGCCGTTTACGCCCCCTGACTTGAAGAAAAACTGCGTACCGTATTGCAGGTTGTCGTTGAGGGTGACTTCAGCAACGGTTGCATCCACGCGGACCTGAAGCGGCATGATGTCCACCTTACGGAGCATCGCCGTAATCGCATCATTCTCTTCCGGTGTGGAATAAACGAGTATGGCGTTGTTCTGTAAATCGGGAATAATACGGACGCGCGAGCTATCGTTGCTGCTGCTTCCGCTACTATTGCCTAGGCCGCCCAGTAGTGGGTTATTGGAGAGGCTGTCTGACTGATTGTTTGAGCCGTTATTTCCATTCTGGCTGTTAGGGTCGTTATTGTTGCCTGTATTCCCGCCTTGGCCGAGTAGGGAATTGCCCGTATTTGTACTCTGTTGCGTATTTCCAAGGCCTAAGGATGAATTGTTCGAACTGTTATTTGAAAATGAACTGTTCGGCACGCTCATCTTGGTGGAAGGCGTCGCGGTAACATGGTCTGGTGTAAATGCTTGCTGAAGCAAATAGGCGACGTCATTGGCGCGACCATTTTGCAAGTAGTACACATTCCAGCGCCGAACAGAACGGCGTCTTTGGACTTCAATGGTGTTAAAGGCACGGCGCGCATTGTCAATGAAGCGCGGATTAGAGGCAATAACCATAACGGCCTCAGCGCGAGGCATGGCGATGACCTGAATACGGTCAGTGAAAGCCTGCCCTTTTTTCGTTGCCAGTGCCGCTTGCAAAGCCTGTGAAAGCTCCTGTGCGCTTCCGCTTTCCGTTGGGAACATTGCATAGGACTGACCGGCCAATATGTCTGTATCGAAGGTCTGAACCATGTCTATGAGGGAGGCGCGGGTTGCGGGGTCGCCAGAGACGGCAACCGCGTTTCCACCGGGTGCTGCAACGAGGTGACCATTGCTGTGCAAGATAGGTTGCAGCGCTTTAACGAGGCTTTCGGCAGAGGTGTACCTTAGGGGGATA
It contains:
- a CDS encoding lytic transglycosylase domain-containing protein; its protein translation is MPAPLFACMLAAALRYNIPERVLPAIWQVEHGRAGSVHSNSDGSFDMGLMQINSLWIKPLAQIVHMSPTQTAARLVSDNCFNLAASALILRSFLNETHGNLMEAIGDYHSHTPALNQHYQQRIINEARKLYGGGTR
- the gspG gene encoding type II secretion system major pseudopilin GspG is translated as MKLLTDRFKDDARNDEGFTLLEILVVLAILGLLVGLVAPAALRQLGNARVSVAKQSIARIGSVLDMYKLDTGSYPSTEDGLDALVHRPGTSEGWNGPYLKESNAPLDPWNHPYVYRAPSEREGKEYDLCSRGPNGSAGGESALICNQ
- the gspD gene encoding type II secretion system secretin GspD, giving the protein MILFPNLRVSEPNVRALLRTGTLSAFSLTALLGGCTETQRHPSPIPIAPGAYGQTASPRIDGPIEPTPTARGGIVSYGRASALNSPDADSVRSDGNISLNFADTDIRSATDQILGSVLGVNYMVDPAVRGTVTMRTTRPLRHDQVLSVFRSALAGAGATLIYENGLYRVVSNSSSAANGMGANIPGAPGGGGDDQGGTIIPLRYTSAESLVKALQPILHSNGHLVAAPGGNAVAVSGDPATRASLIDMVQTFDTDILAGQSYAMFPTESGSAQELSQALQAALATKKGQAFTDRIQVIAMPRAEAVMVIASNPRFIDNARRAFNTIEVQRRRSVRRWNVYYLQNGRANDVAYLLQQAFTPDHVTATPSTKMSVPNSSFSNNSSNNSSLGLGNTQQSTNTGNSLLGQGGNTGNNNDPNSQNGNNGSNNQSDSLSNNPLLGGLGNSSGSSSNDSSRVRIIPDLQNNAILVYSTPEENDAITAMLRKVDIMPLQVRVDATVAEVTLNDNLQYGTQFFFKSGGVNGVLSNATQSLGTSSLVSSALSSSFPGFVLGGSASGGAPFVINALQAVTSVRVLSSPELMVVDNQPASLMVGDMVPYLTGSTTGVLTTNSTVTNSINYQPTGVILQVTPHVSNGGLVTLDVSQQVSSVASSTTSTGSGSINSPTFSQRQVTSRVVIADGQTVGLAGLISDRSERGNQGIPWLKDIPILGFLGGTQNNTRTRTELLVLITPHVIHSQGEALSLTTDLREHLSHAAITPDDLNHTPMSGSADPQHRVLKAIGLHD